The Bacteroidia bacterium genome includes a window with the following:
- a CDS encoding AAA family ATPase: MDKQVDFKFRDIKTYGSTEWLANNTKKYRSVFDEQEASYIYCEFSFFNKKFDVDDWSIKLQLKCLDANDNEVCDLNCDRTVDKRDPVVYVREGWGVKTPGTYWKSGNYRWEVWSDGVLIGTKSFFIEKQGVVKDGLNPYFNVTSVKLYEGPDANMKNTDRKYYVVFNALSTRYIWVEFNADNLVRKSSDWACELTFNFRTNTGYTKGTVTKILFVKPDDEVISATVGWGSDLLGTWGRGRYYAEIVFMDELVASIPFEVGDDYIEASPDDFVPFQQTGFIIEENEEKKESAPKVNGAPQSLEEIMKEMDGLIGLDSIKTKIREYSNYLRFISLRHEKGFKDEEKINLHAVFKGNPGTGKTTVARMLGKIYKELGLLKKGHVHEVDRGDLVAEFIGQTAPKTKEAIKKAKDGILFIDEAYSLARKDDDSKDFGKEAIEILLKELSDSSDIAIIVAGYPAEMDIFLTSNPGLKSRFNMIYDFPDYVPQELIQIAEYACANRGVELSVKAKEDLYKYLVEEYRKRDKFFGNARLVNYLVDEFKMNLGLRIMKTDKPDKLTKENLSMIELEDVEKAFQVQKGISADIPIDEDLLKESLTKLKSMMGLEEVKKSIEELVKLVRFYKESGKNIRETFSLHSVFLGNPGTGKTTVARILAQIYKALGILERGHLVECDRQSLVGGYIGQTAIKTTEVIDKSMGGVLFIDEAYSLTEGGASDYGKEAIETLLKRMEDQRGQFIVIAAGYTQNMERFLEANPGLKSRFDRVFMFEDFKPDELYEIAENQLAEHNIVPNEAAAKHLKDYIAFVYKTKDKYFGNGREVRKIIEEAIRNQHLRLAEMPKNKRTEKTLHQLVMEDLAEFSLDNKPKQRTGIGFR, translated from the coding sequence ATGGATAAGCAAGTAGATTTTAAGTTTAGAGATATTAAAACTTATGGTTCAACCGAATGGTTGGCAAATAATACCAAGAAATACCGTTCTGTTTTTGATGAACAAGAAGCATCTTATATATACTGCGAGTTTTCGTTTTTCAATAAAAAGTTTGATGTAGATGACTGGAGCATTAAACTCCAGTTGAAATGTTTGGATGCTAATGATAATGAAGTCTGTGATTTGAATTGTGATAGAACAGTTGACAAACGCGACCCTGTTGTGTATGTTAGAGAAGGCTGGGGGGTGAAAACACCGGGCACATATTGGAAATCCGGAAATTATAGATGGGAAGTTTGGTCTGATGGGGTGTTAATTGGTACTAAATCTTTTTTTATTGAAAAACAGGGAGTGGTTAAAGATGGATTGAATCCTTACTTCAATGTAACATCTGTTAAATTATATGAAGGACCGGATGCCAACATGAAGAACACTGACCGAAAGTATTATGTAGTGTTTAATGCGCTTTCTACACGATATATCTGGGTTGAGTTTAATGCAGATAATTTAGTTAGAAAATCTTCTGATTGGGCGTGTGAATTAACCTTTAATTTTAGAACAAACACGGGATATACAAAGGGTACTGTTACCAAAATTTTATTTGTAAAACCGGATGATGAAGTAATTAGTGCAACAGTAGGCTGGGGCTCTGATTTGTTGGGCACTTGGGGACGAGGTAGGTACTATGCGGAAATTGTCTTTATGGATGAATTAGTAGCCTCAATTCCCTTTGAAGTTGGAGATGATTATATAGAAGCGTCACCTGACGACTTTGTACCATTTCAGCAAACAGGGTTTATAATTGAAGAAAATGAAGAAAAAAAGGAAAGTGCGCCAAAAGTAAACGGTGCCCCTCAGAGTCTCGAAGAGATTATGAAGGAAATGGATGGGTTGATTGGGTTGGATAGCATCAAGACTAAAATCAGAGAATACAGTAATTACTTAAGGTTTATTTCTCTAAGACATGAGAAGGGATTTAAAGACGAAGAAAAAATCAACCTTCATGCTGTATTTAAAGGAAATCCGGGTACAGGAAAAACCACGGTTGCCAGAATGTTAGGCAAAATTTACAAAGAGTTAGGGTTGTTGAAAAAAGGACATGTGCATGAAGTGGATAGAGGTGATTTAGTGGCTGAATTTATTGGACAAACTGCTCCTAAGACTAAGGAGGCAATTAAAAAAGCTAAAGATGGAATTTTGTTCATAGATGAAGCATATTCTTTAGCACGCAAAGATGACGATAGTAAGGATTTCGGTAAAGAAGCTATTGAGATTTTGCTTAAAGAGTTAAGTGATAGCAGTGATATAGCTATTATTGTTGCAGGCTATCCGGCAGAAATGGATATATTCTTGACTTCGAATCCGGGGTTAAAATCAAGGTTTAATATGATTTATGACTTCCCTGATTATGTGCCTCAAGAGTTGATTCAAATTGCAGAATATGCTTGTGCAAATAGGGGGGTTGAGCTAAGTGTCAAAGCAAAAGAAGATCTTTACAAATATTTGGTTGAAGAATACAGAAAGAGAGATAAATTCTTTGGCAATGCAAGATTGGTAAACTATTTAGTAGATGAGTTTAAAATGAATCTTGGGTTAAGGATAATGAAAACCGACAAGCCGGATAAGTTAACCAAGGAAAATTTGTCAATGATTGAATTGGAAGATGTGGAAAAAGCATTTCAGGTGCAAAAGGGCATTTCGGCAGATATTCCCATAGATGAAGATTTATTGAAAGAAAGTTTAACGAAGTTAAAATCAATGATGGGATTGGAAGAGGTGAAAAAGAGTATTGAGGAGCTTGTTAAATTAGTGCGTTTCTACAAAGAGTCAGGAAAAAATATCCGAGAAACATTCTCATTACATTCAGTATTTCTCGGTAATCCTGGTACAGGTAAAACTACGGTGGCACGAATATTAGCACAGATATACAAGGCGCTTGGTATTCTTGAAAGGGGACATTTAGTTGAATGTGATAGACAGAGTTTGGTAGGAGGTTACATAGGACAGACTGCAATAAAAACAACTGAAGTAATAGATAAATCCATGGGAGGTGTGCTGTTCATTGATGAAGCATATTCCTTGACAGAAGGAGGGGCCTCGGATTACGGTAAAGAAGCGATTGAGACCTTGCTCAAACGCATGGAAGACCAACGTGGTCAATTTATTGTTATTGCTGCCGGCTATACACAAAACATGGAAAGATTTCTTGAAGCCAATCCAGGATTGAAATCAAGGTTTGACAGAGTATTTATGTTTGAAGATTTCAAACCGGATGAGTTATATGAAATTGCTGAAAATCAACTTGCCGAACATAATATAGTGCCGAATGAAGCTGCTGCTAAACATTTGAAGGATTATATTGCATTTGTATATAAAACCAAAGATAAGTATTTCGGAAATGGTAGAGAGGTCAGAAAAATTATTGAAGAAGCTATCCGTAATCAACATTTGCGTCTTGCAGAAATGCCTAAAAACAAAAGAACAGAAAAAACTTTGCATCAATTAGTAATGGAAGATTTAGCGGAGTTCTCGCTTGATAATAAACCTAAACAAAGAACAGGTATAGGATTTAGATGA
- a CDS encoding glycosyltransferase codes for MITSTQFTIAVFGHHINLIELIFLSLALFFACWQIALHYLYFLKFTQFQSSKRNMHNSQAVSLIICVKNEKENLKINLPAILEQDYPNFEVIVVNDASWDGTEEILAFFTEQYSHLRVVEIKEDIKRIAGKKFPLTMGIKAAKNEILLLTDGDCRPTSKHWIAKMVSPYNDPKIEIVLGYSPYRYKAGLLNLLIRAETSLTAMLYLSFALKGIPYMGVGRNLSYKRELFFKHKGFASHHHIPSGDDDLFVRDAATSTNVAVVLSPESRMLSEPKLTFKQWYIQKKRHLFVGRFYHSDIKRKLTSFSGSHFFFWIAVLGLCFFSSQLWIPIAIILGRWILQAPIVALSFKKLGHNMLAYLMPLLDIAFLFYTIFGGLVYLFSKKPKW; via the coding sequence ATGATAACTTCGACTCAATTTACCATTGCTGTTTTTGGTCATCATATCAACCTGATTGAGTTGATATTTTTATCACTTGCACTGTTTTTTGCATGTTGGCAAATAGCCTTACACTATCTTTATTTTCTGAAGTTTACTCAATTTCAATCTTCAAAAAGAAATATGCATAATTCACAGGCGGTGTCTTTGATTATTTGTGTAAAGAATGAAAAAGAGAATCTTAAGATAAATCTTCCTGCCATATTGGAACAAGATTACCCAAATTTTGAAGTAATTGTTGTGAATGATGCATCTTGGGATGGGACAGAAGAAATTTTAGCCTTTTTCACTGAGCAATATTCTCATTTGAGAGTTGTAGAAATTAAGGAAGATATAAAGCGTATTGCAGGAAAGAAATTTCCTTTGACGATGGGTATTAAAGCAGCTAAAAATGAAATACTCTTATTAACAGATGGTGATTGCAGACCTACGAGTAAGCATTGGATTGCTAAAATGGTATCGCCTTATAACGATCCCAAAATTGAAATTGTATTAGGGTATTCTCCTTATCGCTATAAAGCAGGACTTTTGAATTTATTAATTAGGGCTGAGACTTCGCTAACAGCCATGCTTTATTTGTCTTTTGCATTAAAGGGAATACCTTATATGGGTGTTGGTAGGAATCTGAGCTATAAACGCGAATTGTTTTTCAAACACAAAGGCTTTGCAAGCCATCACCATATTCCATCCGGTGATGATGATTTGTTTGTAAGAGATGCAGCAACGTCAACAAATGTTGCGGTTGTGTTATCGCCTGAATCTAGGATGTTGAGCGAACCTAAGCTCACATTTAAACAATGGTATATTCAAAAGAAACGTCATCTCTTTGTGGGAAGGTTTTACCATTCTGACATAAAGCGCAAACTCACTTCGTTCTCAGGTTCACATTTCTTTTTTTGGATTGCTGTACTTGGACTTTGTTTTTTCTCTTCTCAACTTTGGATTCCAATTGCCATAATACTTGGAAGGTGGATCTTACAAGCTCCTATTGTTGCTCTTTCGTTCAAAAAATTGGGACATAATATGCTGGCTTACTTAATGCCCTTGTTAGACATTGCTTTTTTGTTTTATACAATCTTTGGAGGCTTGGTATATTTATTCAGTAAGAAACCTAAATGGTAA
- the rsmG gene encoding 16S rRNA (guanine(527)-N(7))-methyltransferase RsmG gives MNLLEKYIALSNDQLNRLHAFTELLLEWNQKINLISRKDTEHIIERHILHSLGVHVLEKIKPGFDVLDVGTGGGLPGIPLAIIYPKTNFVLADSIQKKIRATSDMVKKLDLPNVTCINARVETLQQKFEIVTGRAVMRLIDFHKLTHHLLLKDGTYLLLKGGDLSDEIKEYEGVSGLKVKLHDLYKSFPESFFQSKFVLEITNKR, from the coding sequence ATGAACTTGCTTGAAAAATATATTGCACTGAGTAATGATCAATTGAATCGCTTACATGCTTTTACTGAATTATTACTTGAGTGGAACCAAAAAATCAACCTCATTTCGCGAAAAGACACAGAACATATAATAGAACGACATATCCTTCATTCATTGGGAGTTCATGTGTTGGAGAAAATTAAACCCGGTTTTGATGTGCTGGATGTTGGTACGGGAGGAGGCTTGCCCGGTATTCCATTGGCAATTATTTACCCTAAAACAAATTTTGTGTTGGCTGATAGTATCCAAAAAAAAATCAGGGCAACTTCCGATATGGTTAAGAAGCTGGATTTGCCGAATGTTACTTGCATTAATGCCAGAGTTGAAACGCTGCAACAAAAATTTGAAATTGTTACAGGGCGTGCTGTAATGCGATTGATTGATTTCCATAAGTTGACACATCATTTATTACTAAAAGACGGTACATATTTGTTGCTCAAAGGAGGTGATTTGTCCGATGAGATTAAGGAATATGAAGGTGTTTCAGGGTTAAAAGTAAAATTGCACGATCTTTATAAAAGTTTTCCTGAGTCCTTTTTTCAAAGTAAATTTGTGTTGGAAATAACCAACAAGCGATGA
- a CDS encoding NAD(P)H-hydrate dehydratase, which translates to MIPILNSEQIKAIDIYTIEHEPIASVDLMERAVDRLLSHFLYLENKKIHVICGTGNNGGDGLVLARKLWHSMVHCRVTIVDFGNKHSEDFSINLIRLQQKTEVNISVIHSPMKLKLEADEILADAIFGNGLKKVLTGDYLTLIQMINQSKAEIYSIDVPSGLLSENETPYDAFVHANKTLVLEIPRPSLFNPMNQIDFELVEIGLHKSFILQQSTNQFVISEEDVKIYPRNRFAFKNSFGHLLVVGGSKGMYGAPVISAKAAFKCGVGLVTCLVPEQGAQSVHSHLMEAMVLDCGMYYLEGSLPEITKYNAITIGMGIGQEKRTYEFLVELLRTAKTPFVIDADALNLLALHKGVKNIPLGSIITPHPGEFKRLVGEWGSESERLEKLRDLAATTESIVILKGTYTAIAVPDGRVLFNTTGSVSLATAGSGDLLSGMIGSFLAQGYTPLDAAMRGVYYHGKAGGHFQGVPVRAEEIINAIRF; encoded by the coding sequence ATGATTCCCATTCTAAATTCTGAACAAATCAAAGCAATAGATATCTATACTATTGAGCACGAGCCTATTGCTTCGGTTGATTTGATGGAGAGAGCGGTTGATAGACTTTTATCCCATTTTTTATATTTAGAAAATAAGAAGATTCATGTCATTTGTGGAACAGGCAACAATGGAGGTGATGGGCTTGTGTTGGCTCGCAAATTGTGGCACAGCATGGTTCATTGTAGGGTAACTATTGTTGATTTTGGAAATAAACATTCTGAAGATTTCTCTATTAATCTGATTCGTTTGCAACAAAAAACGGAGGTGAATATTTCTGTCATTCATTCACCAATGAAACTCAAACTTGAAGCAGATGAAATTTTAGCTGATGCAATATTTGGCAATGGGTTAAAGAAGGTGTTAACCGGAGACTACCTAACGCTTATTCAGATGATTAATCAAAGTAAAGCAGAAATTTATAGCATTGATGTACCCTCCGGATTGCTTTCAGAGAATGAAACTCCATATGACGCTTTTGTTCATGCAAACAAAACTCTTGTCTTGGAGATTCCACGTCCTTCATTATTCAACCCAATGAATCAAATTGACTTTGAATTAGTTGAAATAGGTCTTCACAAAAGCTTTATACTTCAACAGTCAACCAATCAATTTGTTATAAGCGAAGAAGATGTGAAAATATATCCAAGAAACCGATTTGCCTTTAAAAACTCATTTGGGCATTTATTGGTTGTAGGTGGAAGCAAAGGGATGTATGGCGCACCGGTTATTAGCGCAAAAGCAGCATTTAAATGTGGGGTTGGGCTTGTAACATGTCTTGTGCCTGAACAAGGAGCACAAAGTGTACATAGTCATTTGATGGAAGCAATGGTGCTCGATTGCGGAATGTATTATTTAGAAGGGAGTCTTCCGGAAATAACTAAATACAATGCAATAACAATTGGAATGGGCATTGGGCAGGAGAAGCGTACTTATGAGTTTTTGGTTGAATTATTAAGGACAGCTAAGACACCATTTGTGATTGATGCGGATGCCTTGAATTTATTGGCATTGCATAAAGGAGTTAAAAATATTCCTTTAGGGAGTATCATAACTCCTCATCCAGGGGAGTTTAAGAGGCTTGTAGGAGAATGGGGTTCAGAATCAGAAAGATTGGAAAAACTTCGTGATTTAGCAGCAACCACAGAAAGTATTGTAATACTTAAAGGAACATATACTGCCATTGCAGTACCTGATGGGCGTGTTCTTTTTAATACTACAGGCAGTGTTTCATTGGCAACAGCGGGCTCGGGCGATTTGTTAAGCGGAATGATTGGTTCTTTTCTTGCACAAGGATATACTCCATTAGATGCAGCTATGAGAGGAGTTTATTATCACGGGAAAGCCGGAGGACATTTCCAAGGTGTTCCCGTTAGAGCCGAAGAGATTATAAATGCAATTAGGTTTTGA
- the panB gene encoding 3-methyl-2-oxobutanoate hydroxymethyltransferase gives MSHYPGKEAKRVTTHTLQEMKMAGEPISMLTAYDYSLARIVDEAGIDVILVGDSASNVMAGHETTLPITLDQMIYHASSVIRAVKRALVVVDLPFGSYQGNSKEALNSAIRIMKESGGHAVKIEGGEEITESIKRILTAGIPVMGHLGLTPQSIYKFGTYAVRAKEEAEAAKLMSDAKALQDAGCFAIVLEKIPNKLAIKVAKSIEIPVIGIGAGGGIDGQVLVLHDMLGINKEFSPRFLRRYLNLFDTITEAIQHYIKDVKTKDFPNNKEQY, from the coding sequence ATGAGTCATTACCCAGGCAAAGAAGCAAAGCGTGTAACCACCCACACCTTGCAAGAAATGAAGATGGCAGGCGAACCCATTTCTATGCTGACTGCTTATGATTATTCACTTGCTCGCATTGTTGACGAAGCAGGAATTGATGTAATTCTTGTAGGTGACTCTGCCTCTAATGTTATGGCGGGACACGAAACCACACTGCCCATTACTTTAGATCAAATGATTTACCATGCATCATCCGTTATTCGTGCGGTTAAACGCGCATTAGTGGTTGTGGATTTGCCTTTTGGTTCATATCAAGGTAATTCAAAAGAAGCATTAAATAGTGCTATCAGAATTATGAAAGAGTCTGGTGGACATGCAGTGAAAATAGAAGGAGGTGAAGAAATTACAGAGTCAATTAAACGTATTCTTACCGCAGGGATTCCTGTTATGGGACACTTAGGGCTGACACCTCAATCTATATACAAATTCGGTACATACGCTGTACGTGCAAAAGAAGAGGCGGAAGCAGCAAAACTCATGAGTGATGCAAAAGCATTGCAGGATGCTGGTTGCTTTGCCATTGTGTTAGAAAAAATACCTAATAAATTAGCAATCAAAGTAGCAAAATCCATTGAGATTCCTGTAATCGGGATTGGAGCAGGTGGTGGAATTGATGGACAAGTATTGGTACTCCATGATATGTTAGGAATAAACAAAGAATTCAGCCCTCGATTTCTGAGACGATATCTCAATCTGTTCGATACCATTACCGAGGCTATTCAACACTATATAAAAGACGTAAAAACCAAAGATTTCCCTAATAACAAAGAACAGTATTAA
- a CDS encoding DUF5103 domain-containing protein, whose protein sequence is MNRKNLYLLLVPFLILKLANTQAAKVPLEYKNKVYEEAIQTVILQQTNSEERIPIVKLSSPMGALTLRFDDLRSDNDFYQYKFIHCSANWEPSDIHYFDYINGNQFGNIESFSFSQNTYINYIHYSLTFPTQEMLPKVSGNYLLVVFRNYDENDIILTQRFLVLDEIFTIDAKVERSSDVENRLKKQQINFTVSFDNYEIPNPMIDVNAVILQNTNWTTAIYGLKPRFVNAGKLDYNYTSENNFWGGNEFRYFDIRSMRTMSPSVSRKFFDEYNRPVAQLFKEKTRIATPYLQYIDYNGKVVLDNKDAGTRDPNISSDYVKVEFYYINPSGKLDEPIYIFGELTNWEMKDDFKMVYDEVRNLYYCEAMLKQGYYSYWFVTPSKENNKSINLSLTENNFYQTENDYNILIYHKNQFLRYDELIGYTRLSSAGDQK, encoded by the coding sequence ATGAATAGGAAAAATCTATACCTATTATTAGTGCCGTTTTTAATATTAAAATTGGCAAACACTCAGGCTGCAAAAGTTCCGTTGGAATACAAGAACAAAGTGTATGAAGAAGCCATTCAAACCGTGATTCTTCAACAAACAAATTCAGAAGAACGCATCCCGATTGTTAAACTCTCCTCACCTATGGGTGCGCTTACTCTTAGATTTGACGATTTAAGAAGTGATAATGACTTTTATCAATACAAATTCATTCATTGCAGCGCTAACTGGGAGCCTTCTGACATCCATTATTTCGATTACATTAATGGAAATCAATTTGGCAATATAGAATCCTTTTCGTTTTCTCAAAACACTTATATCAACTATATTCACTATTCTCTAACATTTCCAACACAAGAAATGCTCCCTAAAGTATCCGGTAATTATCTGCTGGTAGTGTTTAGAAATTATGATGAAAATGACATTATTCTTACACAACGATTCTTGGTATTGGATGAAATTTTCACAATCGATGCCAAAGTAGAACGTTCAAGTGATGTAGAGAATCGTCTTAAAAAACAACAAATCAATTTTACTGTTTCTTTTGACAACTATGAAATACCCAATCCTATGATTGATGTCAATGCGGTGATTTTGCAAAACACAAATTGGACTACTGCAATTTATGGATTGAAACCCAGATTTGTTAATGCCGGCAAATTGGACTACAATTATACTTCTGAAAATAATTTCTGGGGTGGCAATGAATTTCGCTATTTTGATATTCGCAGTATGCGCACCATGAGCCCGAGTGTCAGTCGTAAGTTTTTTGATGAATACAATAGACCTGTCGCACAACTCTTTAAAGAGAAAACACGAATTGCGACACCATATCTGCAATATATAGATTACAATGGAAAAGTTGTTTTAGATAATAAAGATGCAGGGACACGCGACCCTAATATTAGTTCTGATTACGTAAAAGTTGAGTTTTACTACATTAATCCAAGTGGCAAGCTTGATGAACCTATTTATATCTTTGGAGAATTAACCAATTGGGAAATGAAAGATGATTTCAAGATGGTTTATGATGAAGTACGTAACTTGTATTATTGCGAAGCAATGCTCAAACAAGGTTATTATTCCTATTGGTTTGTAACCCCGTCCAAAGAAAATAATAAATCAATCAATTTATCACTCACCGAGAATAATTTCTATCAAACCGAGAATGACTATAACATTCTTATTTACCATAAGAATCAGTTTTTAAGATATGACGAATTGATTGGCTATACCCGTTTGTCATCTGCCGGTGACCAGAAATAA
- a CDS encoding ATP-binding cassette domain-containing protein: MISLQDIGFHFGGRYLYKDVNWQIFEGQRIGLVGLNGAGKSTLLRIIAGDYTPSEGILNKSNDCTIGFLNQDLLSLEYSLSIYEVALEAFSDVIKLEEELHALYTKLETDSSEEILTRLGDVQHRFESLNGYNIKHKTEEVLEGLGFATKDLQRPFSEFSGGWRMRVLLAKILLRQPRLLLLDEPTNHLDLPSIMWLEEYLQNYKGAVIVVSHDRYFLDRMVNHIAEISYGKFYLYPGNYSFYLSSKEEREDLQQRQFENQQQFIKQQERFIERFKAKASKATQAQSRMKLLDKLERIEAIENPESKINLDFKVKQHSGKVLKRFHNLSKSYGDNIILQNAEGAINRGDKIALIGANGKGKTTLLRILAGEESYSGQVETGHNVIKSFYAQHQLEALNVNNAILQELDSMGTAKTEMELRTVLGCFLFTGDDVFKKIKILSGGEKARVALSKCLIQEANFLLLDEPTNHLDMQSTDILVQALNNYTGTAIFVSHDRHFITRVANKIWWIEDHQLKEYLGSYAEYKYWEENIREKSNTQNTTKTENISKPKENINTDNTAKDLLNEKKKLEKKLAEFESELERLKSEKANIEKWLSTPENLIHEGEMLEKSNYYKKLEVEISQAAQEYEKVFETLLTFE; this comes from the coding sequence TTGATTTCATTACAAGATATAGGCTTCCATTTTGGAGGCAGGTATTTATACAAAGATGTAAATTGGCAAATATTTGAAGGACAGCGCATAGGTTTAGTCGGATTGAATGGAGCCGGCAAATCTACACTGCTGCGAATCATTGCCGGAGACTATACCCCATCAGAGGGAATTTTAAATAAAAGCAATGATTGCACTATTGGTTTTCTAAACCAAGATTTGCTTTCTTTAGAATATTCTCTATCAATTTACGAAGTTGCATTAGAGGCTTTTTCAGATGTTATTAAATTAGAAGAAGAACTACATGCACTCTACACAAAATTAGAAACCGATTCCAGCGAAGAAATCCTTACAAGGTTAGGGGATGTTCAACATAGATTTGAAAGCCTTAACGGATACAACATTAAACATAAAACAGAAGAAGTTTTAGAAGGTTTGGGATTTGCCACTAAAGATTTACAAAGACCTTTTAGTGAGTTTTCAGGAGGATGGAGAATGAGAGTATTGCTTGCTAAAATTCTACTGCGCCAACCCAGACTTTTGTTACTGGATGAGCCTACAAACCACTTGGATTTGCCTTCCATCATGTGGTTAGAAGAATATTTACAGAACTATAAAGGTGCGGTAATTGTTGTATCACACGACCGTTATTTCCTTGACAGAATGGTTAATCACATTGCAGAAATCTCTTATGGTAAATTCTATTTATACCCGGGTAATTATTCTTTCTATCTTTCATCCAAAGAAGAACGTGAAGACTTGCAACAAAGGCAATTTGAGAACCAACAACAATTTATTAAACAGCAAGAACGATTTATAGAAAGGTTCAAAGCCAAAGCATCAAAAGCTACTCAGGCTCAAAGCAGAATGAAATTGCTTGACAAATTAGAACGCATTGAAGCAATTGAAAATCCTGAGTCTAAAATCAATCTCGACTTTAAGGTTAAACAACATTCAGGAAAAGTATTAAAAAGATTCCATAACCTTTCCAAGTCTTATGGAGACAACATAATCCTCCAGAATGCCGAAGGGGCTATTAACCGAGGTGATAAAATTGCTTTGATAGGAGCGAATGGGAAAGGTAAAACTACGCTCTTACGAATCTTAGCAGGCGAAGAATCATATTCAGGGCAAGTTGAAACCGGACATAATGTTATCAAATCATTTTATGCGCAGCATCAATTGGAAGCACTGAATGTAAACAATGCTATATTACAAGAATTAGACAGTATGGGAACTGCAAAAACTGAAATGGAACTCCGAACTGTTTTAGGTTGTTTCCTATTTACCGGTGATGATGTTTTCAAAAAAATCAAAATCCTTTCAGGTGGAGAAAAAGCACGTGTGGCTTTATCCAAGTGTCTGATACAAGAAGCAAATTTCCTTCTACTGGACGAGCCGACCAACCACTTAGATATGCAATCAACCGATATATTGGTGCAGGCTTTGAATAACTATACAGGAACCGCTATTTTTGTTTCTCACGACAGGCATTTTATTACTCGGGTTGCAAATAAAATTTGGTGGATTGAAGATCACCAACTCAAAGAGTACTTAGGGTCTTATGCTGAATACAAATACTGGGAAGAGAATATTCGTGAGAAATCAAATACTCAAAACACAACAAAGACCGAAAACATTTCAAAGCCAAAAGAAAACATCAATACGGACAATACGGCAAAAGATTTGCTCAATGAAAAGAAAAAGTTAGAAAAAAAACTGGCTGAATTCGAATCAGAATTAGAAAGATTGAAATCAGAAAAAGCAAATATTGAAAAATGGCTTAGCACACCCGAGAACCTTATTCATGAAGGTGAAATGCTTGAAAAGTCAAATTACTATAAGAAATTAGAAGTAGAAATAAGCCAAGCTGCTCAGGAATATGAGAAGGTTTTTGAGACGTTACTAACATTTGAGTAA
- a CDS encoding M48 family metalloprotease, whose amino-acid sequence MKTSFFKWTLPLSLVLITTTISVESCKDKKINIFSLDDDIELGKQVSEEIAASPQDYPLLDPNKYSDAYAHLQRITDNILNSGKVQYKDKFVWETHIINDDSTLNAFCTPGGYIYVYTGLIKYLESEDELAGVMGHEIAHADRRHSTTAMTRQYGLQLLLDIVFGQDKGALARVAVGLKELAYGRDAEREADKYSVIYLYPTDYDALGAARFFEKLLANGNSSGPQFLSTHPNPENRVEAITKEWESMGSKEGQRFVERYQQFKNSLP is encoded by the coding sequence ATGAAGACCTCATTCTTTAAATGGACTCTCCCATTATCACTGGTACTCATTACTACCACTATTTCTGTTGAATCATGTAAAGATAAGAAAATCAATATATTTTCATTAGACGATGATATTGAGTTAGGTAAACAAGTCTCAGAAGAAATAGCTGCCAGTCCACAAGATTACCCGTTATTAGATCCTAATAAATATTCTGACGCTTATGCTCATTTACAGAGAATTACCGATAATATTCTGAACAGCGGCAAAGTTCAATATAAAGACAAATTTGTTTGGGAAACCCATATTATCAATGACGACAGTACTCTTAATGCATTCTGCACTCCTGGCGGATATATTTATGTTTATACCGGATTAATCAAATACCTTGAGTCAGAGGATGAATTAGCAGGTGTAATGGGACATGAAATTGCCCATGCAGACAGAAGACATTCGACCACTGCTATGACCCGACAATATGGACTTCAATTATTGTTGGATATTGTATTTGGTCAAGACAAAGGCGCATTAGCTCGTGTTGCCGTTGGACTTAAAGAACTTGCCTATGGCAGAGATGCAGAGAGAGAAGCTGACAAATATTCTGTTATCTACCTCTATCCTACCGACTATGACGCTCTTGGTGCAGCACGTTTTTTTGAAAAACTGTTAGCCAATGGCAATTCCAGCGGACCACAATTTTTGAGTACACATCCCAACCCTGAGAATCGAGTAGAGGCTATTACAAAAGAGTGGGAAAGCATGGGCAGCAAAGAGGGACAAAGGTTTGTTGAACGTTATCAACAGTTCAAAAACTCATTACCATAA